In Herbinix luporum, a single window of DNA contains:
- a CDS encoding flavodoxin family protein codes for MKVIALNGSPRPSGNTYQALKIVCDELENEKIDTKILQIGKMNVKGCICCGRCNEGYCIHNDDIITSMVNEIYEADGILLASPVYYCGISGSMKCFLDRLFYASHGKMRHKIGASLTVCRRSGGIPTFDQLNNYFFISEMLVVSSYYWNVIHGAKPGEILEDLEGVSILKNLGKNMSWVIKMKEETKNILPSPTAYPRSWMNFIR; via the coding sequence ATGAAAGTTATTGCGTTAAACGGAAGTCCCAGGCCTTCTGGCAATACATATCAGGCTTTAAAAATAGTATGTGACGAACTTGAAAATGAAAAAATAGATACAAAAATTTTACAAATAGGTAAAATGAATGTTAAAGGCTGTATTTGTTGTGGCCGATGTAATGAGGGATATTGTATCCATAATGATGATATAATAACAAGTATGGTAAATGAAATATATGAAGCTGATGGAATCCTGCTTGCTAGCCCGGTATATTATTGTGGCATTTCCGGTTCCATGAAGTGCTTTTTAGATAGATTGTTTTATGCAAGCCACGGAAAAATGCGTCATAAAATAGGAGCATCCCTAACAGTTTGTAGACGTAGCGGAGGTATTCCTACTTTTGATCAGCTTAATAATTACTTTTTTATTTCTGAAATGCTGGTTGTTTCATCCTACTATTGGAATGTGATTCATGGTGCTAAACCGGGTGAAATTTTAGAAGACCTTGAGGGAGTATCCATCTTAAAAAATTTAGGGAAAAATATGAGCTGGGTTATTAAAATGAAAGAAGAAACAAAGAACATTCTACCTTCACCTACGGCTTATCCTAGGTCTTGGATGAATTTTATCAGATAA
- a CDS encoding D-alanyl-D-alanine carboxypeptidase family protein produces the protein MKKLILSILCIICISFSCFSVSVSADEKTKPWPKGPSVFAEAAIVMEASTGLILYEKNINNVYYPASITKILSSLLIIENSSPGEVVTFSHDAVFKVDLDSSRIGIDVGEQLTIQQCLYGILLESANEVTYAAAEHVAGSISTFVEMMNERAKSIGCLNTNFTNPHGLPDDNHYTTAYDMALITREAMKNETFRKITSTRTYQIPPTNKQKETRYLRNHHKFIVKNDHKFNYEGTIGGKTGYTNKARFTLVTVAKRGDLELICVVLKDDTNNHQYEDTTKLLDFGFDNFSIYSINELENHETLKESPFFTRYNSILDYSNSLVKTDKKGYLILPNTASFEDAKKEVTFHPDIQLKEGRNIIGRISYTYDGMYVGGADILFDNIKTPTLAHTSLLINEPAQPSSDNEPTLETSEGSLRPIIIGVIVGLFVLIVGLYFIFVERPRIKRRRAYLRKRANRRRYYSNDSYLDL, from the coding sequence ATGAAGAAGCTAATCCTATCTATTTTATGCATTATCTGTATAAGCTTTTCATGTTTTTCTGTTTCTGTTTCTGCCGATGAAAAAACAAAGCCCTGGCCTAAAGGCCCCAGTGTATTTGCAGAAGCAGCTATAGTTATGGAGGCTTCAACAGGATTAATTTTGTATGAAAAAAACATTAATAATGTATATTATCCGGCTAGCATCACTAAGATTTTATCCTCTTTGTTAATTATTGAAAACTCATCTCCCGGGGAAGTAGTAACCTTCTCCCATGATGCTGTATTTAAAGTGGATCTAGACAGCAGCCGTATAGGAATTGATGTAGGCGAGCAGCTGACTATTCAACAATGTTTATATGGCATATTACTAGAATCTGCAAATGAAGTTACCTATGCCGCAGCAGAACACGTTGCCGGAAGTATAAGTACCTTTGTAGAAATGATGAATGAAAGAGCAAAAAGCATAGGTTGCTTAAATACAAATTTTACAAATCCCCATGGTCTTCCTGATGATAATCATTATACAACAGCATATGATATGGCTTTAATTACAAGGGAAGCTATGAAAAATGAAACATTTAGAAAAATTACTTCAACAAGGACATATCAGATTCCTCCTACTAATAAGCAGAAGGAAACAAGATACCTTAGAAATCATCACAAGTTTATAGTAAAAAATGATCATAAATTTAATTACGAGGGGACTATTGGAGGAAAAACCGGTTACACAAATAAGGCTAGATTTACCCTTGTTACTGTTGCAAAAAGGGGTGATTTGGAGCTTATATGTGTAGTATTAAAGGATGATACCAATAACCATCAATATGAAGACACCACCAAGTTACTGGATTTTGGATTTGATAATTTTTCAATTTATTCGATTAATGAATTAGAAAATCATGAAACCTTAAAAGAATCCCCCTTCTTTACCAGATATAATTCCATCTTGGATTACTCTAATTCATTGGTTAAAACCGATAAAAAGGGATACCTCATTCTACCTAACACAGCTTCTTTTGAGGATGCAAAAAAAGAGGTCACCTTTCATCCTGATATTCAATTAAAAGAAGGTCGTAATATTATCGGAAGAATTTCTTATACTTATGACGGAATGTATGTAGGTGGTGCTGATATTTTATTTGATAATATAAAGACTCCTACTTTAGCTCATACTAGTCTTTTAATTAATGAACCGGCTCAACCTTCATCTGATAATGAGCCCACATTAGAAACATCAGAAGGAAGTTTACGGCCTATTATTATAGGGGTAATTGTTGGTTTATTTGTTTTAATTGTGGGACTATATTTTAT